The sequence below is a genomic window from Polaribacter vadi.
TATGTTGAAAATTCTAAAAGATTAGTCTTTTTTGAATTTTGCGTATTTGTTTTTAAATTTATCAATACGTCCTGCAGCATCAATAAGTTTAGATTTACCAGTGTAAAAAGGGTGAGAAGTTCTAGAAATCTCTAATTTTACTAAAGGATACTCAACACCATCCACTTCTAAAGTTTCTTTAGTGTCTACTGTAGATCTTGTTAAAAAAACATCTTCATTAGACATATCTTTAAAAGCTACCATTCTGTAATTTTCTGGATGAATTCCTTTTTTCATTTTATAATATTTTAAATCTTTAATGTTATGTTTGCAAAGTAAAGTTGGTAAAGCCTTACTAAATTCTTTAAATAGCTTTATATTACTATTTTGAGGATGCAAATTTAACGATATTTTTTAATTTACAAATAAATAAGTTGCTTTTATTTGTAGAACTTTGAATATCTTATGTAAATCGCTCTATTTTGAGACCTAAAATTACATGAAGGTCTCATTTTTAAGTACTAAATTAAAATAATAATGAAGAAAATTGCTTTTTTTACATCAATCTTAACCCTTTTTTTATTGGCAAGTTGCAGTGATGCTTATAAATTCACCTTAAATGTTCCTAAAAAAACGACTTTAAATGAAGAAATCACCATCACTTTAAAAGAGGAAAATGATAAAGTTTTAGATAATATTCAGTTTTTTGTAAATGGAAAAGAAATTGATGCTTCTGGAAATTCTATCACTTTAAATACAAACGATTTGGGTGTTGGTAAACATCAAGTTGCTGCTTTGGCTTTTTATCCAGGGAAAACAAAAAAAACAAATAATTCTTTTGAGGTTTTTCCAAGTGAAAAATACCAAGCTTACACCTATGAAATCATAAATACATATCCTCATGACACTAAAGCCTACACACAAGGTTTGGAATATTATAATGGCTTTTTATACGAGACTACTGGAAGAAGAGGACAATCAACTTTAAGAAAAGTGGAATTAGAAACAGGTAAAGTTCTTAAAAAAATTGATTTAGAAAATGAATATTTTGGGGAAGGAATGACCATTTTGAACAACAAAATATATTGGTTAACTTGGGAAGCAAATAAAGGTTTTATCTATAATTTAGATACTTTTGAAAGAGAAAAAGAATTCTCTTACAATAACAGTAAACAAGGTTGGGGTTTAACTAACAATGGTCAAGAATTAATAAAATCAGATGGAACTCATAAAATTTGGTTCTTGAATCCTGAAACGCAAAAAGAATTACGCTACATACAAGCCTATAACTACAAGCAAAAAATACCAAAACTAAACGAATTAGAATATTACAATGGTAAAATCTATGCCAATTATTATCTAAAACCTTTAATTTCTATTATTGATGTAAAAACAGGTGCTGTAGAAGGTATTGCAAATTTATCTGGTTTGGTTAAAGAAATGCAGAAAACCCAAAATTTAGTAAAAGATGATGAAGTTTTAAACGGAATTGCTTTCGATAAAGAAAATAATCGTCTTTTTGTAACAGGTAAAAATTGGGGAAAACTTTTTGAAATCAAATTGATAAAAGAAT
It includes:
- a CDS encoding type B 50S ribosomal protein L31, translated to MKKGIHPENYRMVAFKDMSNEDVFLTRSTVDTKETLEVDGVEYPLVKLEISRTSHPFYTGKSKLIDAAGRIDKFKNKYAKFKKD
- a CDS encoding glutaminyl-peptide cyclotransferase, which translates into the protein MKKIAFFTSILTLFLLASCSDAYKFTLNVPKKTTLNEEITITLKEENDKVLDNIQFFVNGKEIDASGNSITLNTNDLGVGKHQVAALAFYPGKTKKTNNSFEVFPSEKYQAYTYEIINTYPHDTKAYTQGLEYYNGFLYETTGRRGQSTLRKVELETGKVLKKIDLENEYFGEGMTILNNKIYWLTWEANKGFIYNLDTFEREKEFSYNNSKQGWGLTNNGQELIKSDGTHKIWFLNPETQKELRYIQAYNYKQKIPKLNELEYYNGKIYANYYLKPLISIIDVKTGAVEGIANLSGLVKEMQKTQNLVKDDEVLNGIAFDKENNRLFVTGKNWGKLFEIKLIKE